From the genome of Thermomicrobiales bacterium, one region includes:
- a CDS encoding ATP-binding cassette domain-containing protein produces MKEYEEQQEFIEKTEEFIRADFGPDSAPREARGRQGATRPARTHRASTRASGTQHQHFPGDQERRNRPADVPKLTVGYANKLRGNLDEQDILVRTPELLIEQEVRVGLIGPNGGGKTTLLRTLAGDIPVLKGHFEFGTNVQVGYYAQSHERLPLSVHPCRSFSMRNRWAGNRAPFWAGFSFPTTMYSSQLSAFWRRRSAWRLDSCS; encoded by the coding sequence TTGAAGGAGTACGAGGAGCAGCAAGAGTTCATCGAGAAGACCGAGGAGTTTATCCGCGCCGATTTCGGGCCGGACAGCGCTCCCCGGGAAGCCCGCGGCCGGCAGGGCGCGACTCGACCGGCTCGAACGCATCGAGCGTCCACGCGAGCATCAGGAACTCAACATCAACATTTCCCCGGTGACCAGGAGCGGCGAAACCGTCCTGCGGACGTCCCGAAGCTCACGGTTGGCTATGCCAACAAGCTGCGCGGGAATCTCGACGAGCAGGACATCCTGGTGCGCACACCCGAACTGCTGATCGAGCAGGAAGTTCGCGTCGGCCTCATCGGTCCGAACGGTGGAGGCAAGACCACCCTTCTCCGCACCCTCGCGGGCGATATTCCCGTGCTCAAGGGGCACTTCGAGTTCGGCACCAACGTCCAGGTTGGCTACTACGCGCAATCGCATGAGCGGTTGCCGCTCTCGGTACACCCTTGTCGGTCGTTCTCGATGCGCAACCGATGGGCAGGGAATCGCGCACCTTTCTGGGCCGGTTTCTCTTTTCCGACGACGATGTATTCAAGCCAATTGAGCGCTTTCTGGCGGCGACGTTCCGCTTGGCGCTTGGACTCTTGCTCCTGA
- a CDS encoding ATP-binding cassette domain-containing protein, which translates to MSGFEMEHRTEEVLSGLGFEEEQFIQPVKQLSGGQKTRVALAKALLADPDLLLLDEPTNHLDLAMLDWLEDFLRSWGGACLIVSHDRYFLDKVTTARSISPSAVSRTSRSVRRLPETPRGGARH; encoded by the coding sequence ATGAGTGGTTTCGAGATGGAGCATCGCACCGAGGAAGTTCTCTCCGGACTCGGGTTCGAGGAGGAGCAGTTCATTCAGCCAGTCAAACAGCTCAGCGGCGGACAGAAAACCCGTGTCGCGCTGGCCAAGGCGCTTCTGGCGGACCCGGATCTGCTGTTGCTCGATGAGCCGACCAACCATCTCGATCTTGCGATGCTCGACTGGCTCGAAGACTTCCTGCGAAGTTGGGGCGGCGCCTGCCTGATTGTTTCGCACGACCGCTATTTTCTCGACAAGGTCACCACCGCACGCTCGATCTCTCCTTCGGCCGTGTCGAGGACATCCCGCTCCGTACGCCGGCTACCTGAAACTCCGCGAGGCGGAGCTCGGCATTGA
- a CDS encoding sigma-70 factor domain-containing protein: MFEAIIEAVDTEATTSSSIEPLADVDAPAELDDDIIEAFEIEIEQVNSDVGPANLDDSVRMYLREIGQVKLLDAARRSSWPRRWNAGVPGAAPGAAYQRLWGTSCRRCAWASALPFVRARVAAHRRALCPCL, translated from the coding sequence TTGTTCGAAGCAATCATCGAAGCCGTCGATACTGAAGCAACCACCAGCTCGTCGATCGAACCGCTTGCCGATGTCGATGCTCCAGCCGAACTGGATGATGACATCATCGAGGCGTTCGAGATCGAAATCGAACAGGTCAACTCTGACGTTGGCCCGGCGAATCTGGACGATTCCGTGCGCATGTATTTGCGGGAGATCGGCCAGGTCAAGCTGCTCGATGCCGCAAGGAGATCGAGCTGGCCTCGGCGATGGAACGCGGGCGTACCTGGCGCAGCGCCGGGCGCAGCTTACCAACGACTTTGGGGAACCTCCTGCCGCCGATGTGCTTGGGCGAGCGCTCTTCCATTCGTTCGAGCAAGGGTGGCCGCACATCGAAGGGCTCTATGCCCTTGCCTATGA
- a CDS encoding sigma-70 family RNA polymerase sigma factor translates to MLAVLPLSQVPERTCQGHYGAIRAFAWRNWEGSIRQRFVEWELFPSVLQKRSALRAINGRARNSSIRSSASDRVVSRAFDSHDRIGRTRQDRADRANLRLVVSVAKRYSQRDEHARLDPEGNSGLIRAVEKFDYHKGFKFSTYATWWIRQAITRAIADQARTICIPVHGGTINRVIRKSRQLQQELGREPTGGDREVTDAAGPCARFSKSARIRSRWKCRSARKRTATPRISSRT, encoded by the coding sequence ATGCTTGCCGTGCTTCCGCTCAGCCAGGTGCCGGAGCGAACATGTCAAGGTCATTACGGAGCAATACGAGCTTTCGCCTGGAGGAATTGGGAAGGTTCGATTCGCCAGCGGTTCGTCGAGTGGGAACTCTTCCCGTCGGTGCTGCAAAAGCGAAGTGCGCTCCGCGCCATCAATGGCCGAGCTCGGAACTCGTCGATCAGATCTTCCGCGAGCGATCGAGTCGTCTCGAGGGCGTTCGACTCGCACGATCGAATCGGGCGAACGCGCCAAGATCGCGCTGACCGTGCCAATCTCCGTTTGGTGGTTTCCGTTGCGAAACGCTATTCGCAGCGGGATGAGCATGCTCGACTTGATCCAGAAGGGAACTCTGGGTTGATTCGGGCCGTCGAGAAGTTCGACTACCACAAGGGATTCAAGTTCAGCACCTACGCCACCTGGTGGATTCGGCAGGCAATCACGCGCGCGATTGCGGATCAGGCGCGCACGATCTGCATTCCGGTGCATGGTGGAACGATCAACCGGGTGATTCGTAAGAGCCGCCAACTGCAACAGGAGCTTGGACGCGAGCCAACTGGAGGAGATCGCGAGGTAACAGATGCCGCCGGACCGTGTGCGCGATTCTCAAAATCAGCCAGGATCCGGTCTCGCTGGAAATGCCGATCGGCGAGGAAGAGGACAGCAACTCCAAGGATTTCATCGAGGACTTGA
- the cgtA gene encoding Obg family GTPase CgtA, with amino-acid sequence MPRGCARFCISAATGHGVQTLLEATEATLREAREAAVHEQKPQERRRYTLSEADERAFKVTRTGETTYTVSGVAIERLTRMTNFDQMDSVERYQRVLERSGISNELEKQGVEPGDVVTIADFPLIWGEEFELPELPSRRTAKERRYGPASAPDDLEGQDVEIYDLDDADYEPEDEDEDLDGDDFDPADFELVDDDDEE; translated from the coding sequence ATGCCCAGGGGCTGCGCACGTTTCTGCATCTCAGCAGCGACCGGGCACGGCGTTCAGACGCTTCTCGAAGCAACCGAAGCAACGTTGCGGGAAGCGCGAGAGGCAGCAGTGCACGAGCAGAAACCGCAGGAACGCCGCCGCTACACGTTGTCCGAAGCAGATGAGCGCGCGTTCAAGGTAACTCGCACGGGTGAAACGACCTACACCGTGAGTGGCGTGGCGATCGAACGGCTCACACGGATGACGAACTTTGACCAGATGGATTCCGTCGAGCGGTACCAGCGTGTACTGGAACGGAGCGGTATCTCGAACGAGCTCGAAAAACAGGGAGTCGAGCCGGGGGACGTTGTCACCATTGCCGATTTCCCGCTGATCTGGGGCGAGGAGTTCGAGCTTCCCGAACTGCCATCACGACGAACGGCCAAGGAACGCCGCTATGGTCCGGCTTCGGCTCCGGACGATCTCGAGGGGCAGGATGTAGAGATCTACGATCTCGACGATGCCGACTACGAGCCGGAGGACGAAGACGAAGATCTCGACGGTGACGACTTCGATCCGGCGGATTTCGAATTGGTCGACGATGACGATGAGGAGTAG
- the cmk gene encoding (d)CMP kinase: protein MSAGPFARVIAIDGPSASGKTTVARAVAERLGITMFDTGALYRAVTLASIRQGIAPSDGSALATLTKSISIAISDSGAVLLDGEDVSSAIRTPEVDRWVSEVSAHPAVRTALLPVQRDIASGRPVVMVGRDIATVVIPDAGLKVFLDAGIEERARRRFADLQRSGASVSIDDVRSELERRDAHDSSRTTSPLKLHKDALVVHTDDLSVDQVADRIVDAYQALDEPVLAQAPFTVETRPEYFAQSARRRTRGKLAYWAIWPWLHRVADITQEGVDNIPPFGPLLYVSNHLHNLDPGIEFYAFTRPLNFMGKQELFDTPVLRQISEASGGFPVDRGKFDREALRQAEERLEKGLAVGIYAEGTRSVTGALSEAKAGVGLLALKTGAPVLPVAISGSERLPFNGSKGDTARLHEADRPGVHIVYGEPFYLPRTVDGKKISAAEATDIIMLEIARLLPKSYRGVYAEKLAEQKHRLIIPYSSSSSSTNSKSAGSKSSPSRSSSSSSGS, encoded by the coding sequence ATGAGCGCTGGCCCATTTGCGCGCGTGATTGCCATCGATGGACCGTCAGCCTCCGGCAAGACGACCGTTGCCCGCGCAGTGGCGGAGCGGCTCGGCATCACCATGTTCGATACCGGCGCGCTCTATCGCGCCGTCACGCTCGCGTCGATTCGCCAGGGCATTGCGCCGTCCGATGGGTCCGCGCTGGCTACATTGACCAAGTCGATTTCGATCGCAATTTCCGATTCTGGAGCGGTGCTGCTCGATGGCGAAGACGTGTCCAGCGCGATTCGGACACCAGAGGTCGATCGCTGGGTCTCCGAAGTCTCGGCCCATCCCGCGGTGCGCACCGCGCTCTTGCCCGTGCAACGGGACATCGCCAGTGGGCGCCCGGTTGTCATGGTGGGGCGTGATATCGCGACCGTGGTCATTCCGGACGCCGGGCTCAAGGTGTTCCTCGACGCTGGCATCGAAGAGCGCGCGCGCCGTCGTTTCGCCGATCTTCAACGTTCTGGAGCCAGTGTCTCGATCGACGATGTCCGTAGCGAGCTCGAACGGCGCGATGCACACGATTCATCACGTACGACCTCTCCGCTGAAGCTGCACAAGGACGCGCTCGTGGTTCACACAGACGATCTTTCCGTCGACCAGGTTGCCGACCGCATTGTCGATGCCTACCAAGCGCTCGACGAGCCAGTCCTGGCGCAAGCGCCGTTCACGGTCGAGACTCGACCCGAGTATTTCGCGCAGAGCGCGCGTCGCCGAACGCGCGGCAAGCTCGCCTACTGGGCCATCTGGCCCTGGCTTCACCGTGTGGCCGATATCACCCAGGAAGGCGTCGACAATATCCCCCCGTTCGGCCCGCTGCTCTATGTGTCGAACCATTTGCACAATCTCGATCCCGGCATCGAGTTCTATGCCTTCACGCGGCCGCTGAACTTCATGGGAAAACAGGAACTCTTCGACACACCGGTCTTGCGGCAGATCTCCGAAGCATCGGGAGGGTTCCCGGTCGATCGCGGGAAGTTCGACCGGGAAGCCCTGCGCCAGGCAGAGGAGCGTCTCGAGAAGGGTCTGGCTGTCGGAATCTATGCCGAAGGCACCCGCAGCGTCACTGGCGCGCTCAGCGAAGCCAAGGCTGGAGTTGGATTGCTGGCGCTCAAGACGGGCGCCCCGGTGCTCCCGGTGGCAATCTCGGGGTCAGAACGCCTGCCATTCAACGGGTCGAAGGGGGACACCGCGCGGCTACATGAGGCGGATCGCCCAGGTGTGCACATCGTCTACGGGGAGCCGTTCTACCTGCCGCGCACGGTCGATGGGAAAAAGATATCGGCCGCCGAGGCGACCGATATCATCATGCTCGAAATCGCGCGGCTACTCCCGAAGAGCTACCGCGGCGTCTACGCGGAAAAGCTGGCGGAGCAGAAACACCGGCTGATCATCCCCTACTCCTCATCGTCATCGTCGACCAATTCGAAATCCGCCGGATCGAAGTCGTCACCGTCGAGATCTTCGTCTTCGTCCTCCGGCTCGTAG